The genome window TTTTCGGCTTCGTCAGCCATTTTCATCTGCTGCTCAACGCGCGGATCGATCCGAACTTTCGGTTCAATGCCGCGGGCCAGATTGTATTTATCGAAAATGGTTTTAGTTGCCTTCCGGAAACGCTTCAGCAACTTGCCGGAACGTTTGAGCGGAATCTCGCCAACTTCACGCCATTCGTTATTTAAGGTGCGAACCAGCTGATAGCCTTCGTTAAGCGCTCTTGTGTAACGCTCTTCCGGGCTAACAGGATGCGGGCGCGGCGTATAGCCACCTTCCCGGTTATAAGCAGACCGTTCAGAAGTTCCATTAGCCACATTAATCGGACGGCTACGTTCGGCGTAGATAATAGTTCGAACCGCTTTTTCAACCTGTTCGATGATCTTATCGTACTTATCAATACGCTCCTGAATGATCTTATTTTGTTCATTGAAGAAATCACGACGGCGCTGAAAAAAACCATCGAGAGTAGCCTGAAAGCGCTCTTCAATGGTTGCGTCCTGCTCACGATCAACCGGGCCGGTCTTTATCCATTTGGTTTTAACCTCCTGAAGCAAATCGGCGGTCTCTTTCCATTCCGTGCTATCAGCTATCGCTTCTGCTTCGGCCAGCAGCGCGCGTTTTATCTCCAGATTCTTTAACTGATTGTTATGAATCAGCTCGACAAGAACCTTTTCGAGTGCGTCAAGACGTTCTAGCAGGGGCACGAAATTGCCAATCGCGTCGAAACTAAGCAGTTTTTTCCGCAGCTGTACCAGCTTGGTCAGGTAGGAGCCTTTGTTCTGGGCTTCTTCTATTTCCTGCTCTAGCTGGTGCGCTTTATTCTCTGCAATAGCGAACCTGTTTTTGAAATAATCCAGTGCTTCCTGCTCCGTACGTTTTACTTCTCCGATTTGCCGATCCGGATAGCCGAGGTAGCCCGATAAGAATACCTTTCCGTCTTTGACGTAACCGTATTCGTCTACCAATTGAGCCTGTTCCATTTTTTACTCTGCGTTAAGGCTAAGCTATGGGTTAAAATTGTGATATTTGTCCCATACAAATGTATGCAAAATAATGAGCCAAGAAACGATTATATTCTCCATGGCGGGTGTCAGTAAAATTATCCCGCCGAATCGACAAATCCTAAAGAATATTTACCTTTCCTTCTTTTACGGTGCCAAAATCGGCGTTTTAGGCTTGAACGGTTCCGGTAAATCTACCCTGTTGCGCATCATTGCGGGCATCGATAAGAGTTACCAGGGAGAGGTTGTTTTCTCGCCTGGATACTCCGTGGGTATGCTGGAACAGGAGCCACAACTTGATCCGAACAAGACGGTAAAGGAAGTCGTTGAAGAGGGCGTTCAGGAAATTGTCGATCTGCTGAAGGAATTTGACCAGATCAACGAAGCCTTTGGTGATCCCGACGCCGACTTCGACAAACTAATTGCCAGACAAGGAGAGGTGCAGGAAAAACTCGACAACCTAAACGCCTGGGAGCTGGACAACCGCCTCGAAAAGGCTATGGATGCCTTGCGTTGCCCGCCCTCCGATGCGCTGGTTGCCAACCTCTCCGGAGGTGAAAAACGCCGCGTGGCCCTGTGCCGCCTGCTCTTGCAACAACCCGATGTCTTGCTGCTTGATGAACCAACCAACCACCTGGATGCTGAATCTGTATTATGGCTGGAAGAACACCTGCGCCAGTACACGGGAACGGTCATCGCTGTTACGCACGACCGGTATTTCTTAGATAATGTTGCTGGCTGGATTCTGGAACTGGATCGCGGTGAAGGTATCCCCTGGAAAGGCAATTATTCATCCTGGCTAGAGCAGAAACAAAATCGTTTGGCCAAAGAAGAAAAGCAGGAATCGAAGCGGCAGAAAACCCTACAGCGCGAGTTGGAATGGGTAAAAATGGCTCCGAAAGCCCGGCAGGCCAAGTCCAAAGCCCGTTTGGGTGCCTACGAGAAACTGCTGAGCGAAGACATGAAGCAGAAGGAAGACAAACTGGAAATCTTCATTCCGGCAGGACCCCGTCTGGGGGCCAAGGTAATCGAGGGCCACGGTGTTTCCAAGGCGTTCGGCGATCGGCTACTTTTCGAAAATCTGGAATTTCAGTTGCCTCAAGCGGGGATTGTCGGTATTATCGGGCCAAACGGAGCGGGTAAAACAACCTTATTTAAACTCATTACGGGTAACGAACAACCTGATGCGGGTACTTTTGAGGTGGGAGAAACCGTTAAGTGGGCTTACGTCGATCAGGGCCACGACAACCTCGATCCGAATAAAACGGTTTTTGAAACCATTTCCGGTGGTAGCGAATGGGTGATCTTAGGAGGTAAACAAGCCAATGCCCGTGCCTACGTGAGCCGCTTTAACT of Tellurirhabdus bombi contains these proteins:
- the ettA gene encoding energy-dependent translational throttle protein EttA, whose amino-acid sequence is MSQETIIFSMAGVSKIIPPNRQILKNIYLSFFYGAKIGVLGLNGSGKSTLLRIIAGIDKSYQGEVVFSPGYSVGMLEQEPQLDPNKTVKEVVEEGVQEIVDLLKEFDQINEAFGDPDADFDKLIARQGEVQEKLDNLNAWELDNRLEKAMDALRCPPSDALVANLSGGEKRRVALCRLLLQQPDVLLLDEPTNHLDAESVLWLEEHLRQYTGTVIAVTHDRYFLDNVAGWILELDRGEGIPWKGNYSSWLEQKQNRLAKEEKQESKRQKTLQRELEWVKMAPKARQAKSKARLGAYEKLLSEDMKQKEDKLEIFIPAGPRLGAKVIEGHGVSKAFGDRLLFENLEFQLPQAGIVGIIGPNGAGKTTLFKLITGNEQPDAGTFEVGETVKWAYVDQGHDNLDPNKTVFETISGGSEWVILGGKQANARAYVSRFNFTGSDQEKKIGTLSGGERNRVHLAMTLKEGANLLLLDEPTNDLDVNTLRALEEGLENFAGCAVVISHDRWFLDRVATHILAFEGDSQVYWFEGNFSEYEENRKKRLGSDATPKRIKYKKLV
- a CDS encoding DUF349 domain-containing protein, whose protein sequence is MEQAQLVDEYGYVKDGKVFLSGYLGYPDRQIGEVKRTEQEALDYFKNRFAIAENKAHQLEQEIEEAQNKGSYLTKLVQLRKKLLSFDAIGNFVPLLERLDALEKVLVELIHNNQLKNLEIKRALLAEAEAIADSTEWKETADLLQEVKTKWIKTGPVDREQDATIEERFQATLDGFFQRRRDFFNEQNKIIQERIDKYDKIIEQVEKAVRTIIYAERSRPINVANGTSERSAYNREGGYTPRPHPVSPEERYTRALNEGYQLVRTLNNEWREVGEIPLKRSGKLLKRFRKATKTIFDKYNLARGIEPKVRIDPRVEQQMKMADEAEKLAKAEDITVAAERAKTLLNQWKEIKIPFKLVDKAVSERFRSACDKIFELNYLARVISRKYPAFELKSKSEQLRTKIREMEYLVRREKSDLSLAMSNMEPTGYNEEADKMAMNKINTQKRKIAMKEVILTEFQKELSTLD